A window from Candidatus Poribacteria bacterium encodes these proteins:
- the cas6 gene encoding CRISPR-associated endoribonuclease Cas6, with amino-acid sequence MRLKVVFNFSGRIFLPWNYLDYLKGMFYEVMMRGDPEVARFAHEEGFQSEGKRYKLFTFSLLYPRHKKRRSDGLIMWGEVNWFFSSPIPGIVEAFAAGMLMEGQVKLGRARCDLARVEVMPAPEFSEEMNFRTLSPIVASTGQRSRDKFGKVFLNPDDPDFRRVLTENLVRKYKALFGEEPEGEVEIEPCEPYKSKLFNVSGTNVRGYEMRLKLKGDLTLIKLAYEAGLGERDGQGFGMIVVDLRR; translated from the coding sequence ATGCGATTGAAGGTGGTTTTTAACTTCAGCGGCCGGATCTTTCTCCCCTGGAACTACCTGGATTACCTGAAGGGCATGTTCTACGAGGTGATGATGAGGGGAGATCCAGAGGTGGCGAGGTTCGCCCATGAGGAGGGATTTCAATCGGAGGGAAAGCGGTATAAGCTGTTCACCTTCTCCCTGCTTTATCCGAGGCACAAGAAGAGGCGATCTGACGGACTCATCATGTGGGGCGAGGTCAACTGGTTTTTCTCCTCCCCGATCCCCGGGATCGTTGAGGCGTTCGCCGCCGGGATGTTGATGGAGGGGCAGGTCAAGCTAGGAAGGGCAAGGTGTGACCTCGCCCGAGTTGAGGTGATGCCCGCGCCGGAGTTTTCAGAGGAGATGAACTTCAGGACGCTTTCCCCCATAGTCGCCTCAACGGGTCAGAGGAGCAGGGATAAGTTCGGCAAGGTCTTCCTCAACCCTGATGATCCTGACTTCCGAAGGGTATTGACCGAAAATCTGGTCAGGAAATACAAGGCCCTTTTCGGTGAGGAACCGGAAGGTGAAGTCGAGATCGAACCGTGCGAGCCTTATAAATCTAAGCTCTTCAACGTCAGCGGGACAAATGTGCGGGGATATGAGATGCGACTGAAGCTGAAAGGCGATCTCACCCTCATAAAGCTCGCCTATGAGGCCGGATTGGGGGAGAGAGACGGCCAGGGATTCGGCATGATTGTCGTCGATTTAAGGAGGTGA
- a CDS encoding DUF86 domain-containing protein produces the protein MLERLQRLEENILQLRRFREIHREEDVSKDRHLEWALRYGLLEAIQIVIDVSCYLISRDNLGAPSSYSECIELLQQAGYIDDSLADILLGMVGLRNILVHEYIRVDVQRLYSLLDRIDDFSAFVREVVPYLTQKDSI, from the coding sequence ATGCTTGAGCGTCTCCAAAGACTCGAGGAGAACATCCTCCAGTTGCGCCGTTTTCGGGAGATTCACCGTGAAGAGGATGTGAGCAAGGACCGCCATCTTGAATGGGCACTGCGATATGGCTTACTGGAGGCGATTCAGATTGTGATCGACGTGAGCTGTTACCTTATTAGCCGGGACAACTTAGGCGCTCCCTCTTCATATAGTGAATGCATTGAATTACTCCAACAGGCAGGATACATTGATGATTCCCTCGCTGATATCCTGCTGGGGATGGTCGGTCTGCGTAACATTCTTGTGCACGAATACATCCGTGTCGATGTACAAAGGCTGTATAGCCTGCTGGACAGAATAGACGATTTCAGCGCTTTCGTCCGGGAAGTCGTCCCTTATCTCACTCAGAAGGATAGCATTTGA
- a CDS encoding nucleotidyltransferase domain-containing protein: MPKRRTIIEEIKDVLEAQDFVEFALLFGSFARGRQTPLSDVDIGIYLSRPVDLLTLGRLIAELERITGRSVDALVLNDLPARNPDIAYQAISSGEIITCKDPSAYVSFKTRAILRYLDTAYLRDMVSRAFMERLRNNRFGERSHA, from the coding sequence ATGCCGAAACGACGAACAATCATTGAGGAGATCAAAGACGTCCTGGAAGCTCAGGATTTCGTCGAGTTTGCTCTCCTCTTCGGCTCCTTTGCCAGGGGAAGACAAACCCCGCTCAGCGATGTTGATATAGGCATTTATCTCTCCCGACCGGTTGACCTCTTGACCTTGGGGCGGTTGATAGCAGAATTGGAGCGGATCACCGGTAGAAGCGTCGATGCTCTGGTTTTAAACGACCTTCCGGCCAGAAATCCCGATATAGCATATCAGGCCATCTCATCGGGGGAAATCATCACGTGCAAAGATCCATCGGCATATGTGAGCTTTAAAACCAGGGCTATCTTGAGATACCTGGATACGGCATATTTACGGGATATGGTGAGCAGGGCGTTTATGGAAAGGCTGAGAAATAACAGATTTGGGGAGAGAAGCCATGCTTGA
- a CDS encoding DUF86 domain-containing protein, whose product MGTDELAKLKSALSEICQKHGVAVCYLFGSSAQGFDDRLSDVDIAVVFSDEPGDDWLERWSRLSEEIEKVIAPKELDLVLLQRAPLLLQWQVISKGEVLYCADELFRITFEERIVGEWLDFSGWLKRFHDEMVEGILGMSGVMLDRNVLLTQLSFVQQAHRRLERLAQLDEEAFLANEDNIDVAQSRLRIAAEAATDMGRHIIARMGWGTPISYPDVFVRLAIHGVLSSSLARRMGEPVRFRNILVHRYPLVTPEELYRHVRRHLTDIGDFIYEITSYLRDQGMC is encoded by the coding sequence ATGGGAACAGATGAACTTGCGAAGTTAAAGTCGGCGTTATCCGAGATCTGTCAGAAACACGGGGTAGCGGTTTGTTACCTCTTCGGATCGTCAGCGCAGGGATTCGATGATCGGCTAAGCGATGTTGATATCGCCGTGGTGTTCTCCGATGAGCCGGGTGATGATTGGCTGGAACGGTGGTCGAGGCTCTCGGAGGAGATTGAAAAGGTCATAGCACCGAAGGAGCTAGATCTGGTCCTCCTTCAGCGCGCTCCCCTTTTACTGCAATGGCAGGTCATCTCGAAGGGGGAAGTGCTTTATTGTGCTGATGAGCTGTTCCGCATCACCTTCGAGGAGCGAATCGTCGGCGAATGGCTGGATTTCTCGGGATGGTTGAAGCGATTTCACGACGAGATGGTCGAGGGTATCCTGGGTATGAGTGGGGTGATGCTCGATCGAAATGTTCTGCTCACCCAGCTTTCTTTCGTTCAGCAAGCGCATCGCCGACTTGAGCGGTTGGCACAACTGGACGAGGAGGCGTTTCTCGCCAATGAAGATAACATAGACGTAGCCCAGAGCAGGCTTCGTATAGCCGCCGAGGCAGCGACTGATATGGGGAGACATATCATCGCCCGGATGGGGTGGGGCACGCCGATCAGTTATCCGGACGTATTCGTCCGTCTGGCAATACATGGAGTCTTATCGTCATCGCTTGCTCGGCGAATGGGGGAACCGGTTCGTTTCCGCAATATTTTGGTTCATCGCTATCCCCTTGTTACTCCAGAGGAGCTATATCGGCATGTTAGACGCCATCTCACCGATATCGGCGATTTCATTTATGAGATAACCTCTTACCTGCGAGATCAAGGGATGTGTTGA